Proteins found in one Pseudochaenichthys georgianus chromosome 13, fPseGeo1.2, whole genome shotgun sequence genomic segment:
- the ift20 gene encoding intraflagellar transport protein 20 homolog — MAKDPLAEAGFYFDELNKLRVLEPDVSQKTSELKEECKEFVDKIGQFQKIVGGLIELVDELAKEAETEKMKAIGARNLLKSVAKQREAQQQQLQALIAEKKMQLERYRIEYEALSKVESEQNEFIDQFILQK; from the exons ATGGCTAAAGACCCGTTAGCCGAGGCAGGCTTTTATTTTGACGAACTCAACAAGCTGCGGGTACTGGAGCCTGATGTCAGCCAGAAAACCTCCGAGCTCAAGGAAGAGTGTAAAGAGTTTGTGGACA AAATCGGCCAGTTTCAGAAGATAGTAGGCGGTCTTATTGAGCTGGTGGATGAATTGGCAAAAGAAGCGGAGACAGAAAAGATGAAG GCTATTGGAGCCAGAAACCTGCTGAAGTCAGTGGCAAAGCAAAGAGAAGCTcaacagcagcagctgcaggctCTCATAGCCGAGAAGAAGATGCAACTCGAGag ATATCGTATCGAGTACGAAGCTCTGTCCAAAGTGGAGTCGGAGCAGAACGAGTTCATCGACCAGTTCATCCTGCAGAAGTGA
- the LOC117457458 gene encoding piggyBac transposable element-derived protein 4-like gives MAKTTVAAELEIILASSSEDDGESEPEGFDSSEEEEYWDNKDPFEDGEDSQQPEPQSVPATMSRSTVDQGPAKRTCREHVLPTQPIAARVPSSPPTQQPAPLSWKTDKDPDTAPPVPSFKPARTPGPQLSSRWKYKPFDLFKLFFSAQTVQTICINTNKQAAKQMGNGKKYKWIDLTVDDFYKYMGLLLYMALLKLDTVLDYWRQDHFLSVPLPAQVMTRDRYRTISWNLHLSDPGEDVQNDSKKGTSDHDRLFRLKPLMNSIKTACMSYYHPHKYLAVDERKLDSKAKTVITLYMKAKPTKWGFKLFALTDSKNGYTVDFSVYTGKSDICSGHGLSYDVVMSLVHAGYLGTGYHIYMDNFYTSPKLFTALHALKFGACGTYRENGKDCPRTQTNALTAKSKRGSLRWIREGPLVFVKWMDNREVSVCSTIHEAYSGNTVQRKQKQRDGSWTQVETPCPTPVAEYNEHMGGVHLSDQLIHHYSAKHKTMRWYRSIFYHFLDIATTNSYILYKEICLSQKKRPMTRRAFMGELSAELCGKPLHTPPARGPASHLPVCIADVKASGISRKATTGRRRCEHCHIQGMRKDTPWKCKQCDVALCLLLDRNCFEAWHED, from the exons ATGGCTAAAACCACTGTTGCAGCTGAGCTAGAGATAATTTTGGCTAGCAGTAGTGAAGATGATGGCGAATCAGAACCTGAAGGCTTTGACTCTTCGGAAGAAGAAGAATACTGggacaacaaggatccatttgaagatgg GGAGGATTCACAGCAGCCAGAACCTCAATCGGTGCCTGCCACCATGTCAAGATCTACCGTAGATCAAGGACCAGCAAAGAGGACTTGTAGAGAACACGTACTTCCCACACAGCCAATAGCAGCCCGTGTACCGTCatccccacctacacagcagccagcgccactgtcttggaagacagacaaagaccccGACACTGCACCCCCTGTCCCCAGTTTCAAACCTGCTCGCACACCCGGGCCACAGCTCAGCTCCAGATGGAAATACAAACCCTTTGACCTGTTCAAACTTTTTTTCAGTGCACAAACAGTACAGACAATTTGTatcaacacaaacaaacaagctGCAAAGCAGATGGGAAATGGGAAAAAATACAAATGGATTGATTTGACAGTAGATGATTTTTATAAATACATGGGGCTGCTTCTATACATGGCCCTGCTGAAGCTGGACACGGTATTGGATTACTGGAGGCAGGATCATTTTTTGTCAGTGCCTCTGCCAGCACAGGTCATGACACGTGACAGATACAGGACAATATCCTGGAACCTGCATCTCAGCGACCCTGGTGAGGATGTCCAGAACGACAGCAAAAAGGGCACATCTGATCACGACAGACTGTTCCGATTGAAACCCCTCATGAACAGCATCAAGACTGCGTGTATGTCTTATTACCATCCCCATAAATACCTGGCTGTGGATGAGAGGAAGCTTGACTCCAAGGCCAAGACTGTAATTACCCTGTACATGAAGGCCAAACCTACCAAGTGGGGATTCAAGCTGTTCGCCTTAACCGACTCGAAGAATGGCTACACAGTAGACTTTTCCGTTTACACCGGCAAAAGCGACATCTGCTCCGGACATGGCCTGTCGTATGATGTGGTAATGTCGCTGGTGCATGCAGGTTACCTTGGGACAGGTTACCATATTTACATGGACAATTTTTACACCAGTCCGAAGCTGTTCACGGCTCTCCATGCCCTAAAGTTCGGTGCCTGTGGGACCTACAGAGAGAACGGCAAGGACTGCCCAAGGACACAGACTAACGCTCTCACAGCAAAATCCAAAAGAGGCTCCCTAAGATGGATCAGGGAGGGCCCCCTGGTATTTGTGAAATGGATGGACAACAGGGAAGTATCCGTCTGCTCCACCATCCATGAAGCATACTCTGGCAACACTGTGCAGAGAAAGCAGAAGCAGAGGGATGGCTCCTGGACCCAAGTAGAGACCCCCTGTCCCACACCTGTTGCAGAGTACAACGAACACATGGGTGGAGTTCATCTGTCGGATCAGCTTATACACCACTACTCTGCAAAGCACAAAACCATGCGCTGGTACAGGAGCATATTTTATCATTTCCTGGACATTGCCACTACAAACAGCTACATTTTGTACAAGGAAATCTGTCTGTCACAAAAGAAAAGGCCCATGACACGCAGAGCATTCATGGGGGAGCTGAGTGCTGAGCTCTGTGGCAAGCCTCTCCATACACCGCCTGCCCGGGGACCTGCATCTCATCTTCCTGTGTGCATTGCTGATGTCAAGGCATCAGGCATCAGCCGAAAGGCCACCACAGGACGCAGGAGATGCGAACACTGCCACATCCAAGGCATGAGAAAAGACACACCTTGGAAGTGCAAGCAGTGTGATGTGGCCCTTTGTCTCTTACTGGACCGCAACTGCTTTGAGGCATGGCATGAGGACTGA
- the lyrm9 gene encoding LYR motif-containing protein 9 encodes MLPLVGAELKPVQLYRHLLRCCRQLPTEAMQKHYRHAIRQGYTSHADEDDQERVQMIVQRAVVDADWILTKYSKNK; translated from the exons ATGCTACCTTTAGTTGGAGCGGAGCTGAAACCGGTGCAGCTGTACCGACACCTCCTCCGGTGCTGCAGGCAGTTACCCACAGAAGCCATGCAGAAGCATTACCGGCACGCCATCAGACAG GGTTACACCAGTCACGCAGATGAAGACGACCAGGAGAGGGTACAAATGATCGTCCAAAGAGCTGTCGTAGATGCCGACTGGATTCTTACAAAA TATTCCAAGAACAAATGA